From Populus alba chromosome 16, ASM523922v2, whole genome shotgun sequence:
GAATTCTCCTTTTATGCATGAGCTTCAGCTCGGAAACTGCTATAGCAGCTACATTTTCAAATGTGTCCGATCGACTTGCTTTACTAGACTTCAGGGGACTGATAACTAAAGATCCACACAAAATCATGAGTTCATGGAATGATTCAATCCATTTCTGCAATTGGATTGGTGTTTCATGCAGTTCATCTAATGGAAGAGTTGTAACTTTGAACCTGGAGTCTCAGAGTTTGGTTGGCTCTATACCGCCTTCTGTAGGAAATCTTACATATCTGACAGGCATCAACCTGCGAAACAACAGCTTCCATGGTGAACTTCCTGAAGAGCTGGGTCGTCTATCGCGCTTGCAGCATATCAACGTCACCTTCAATTCCTTTGGTGGGAAGATTCCCGCTAATCTCACTTACTGCACAGAACTTACTGTATTTAGTGTTGCTGTCAACAAGCTTACCGGGGAGATTCCACACCAGCTTAGTTCATTGACAAAGTTGGTCATCCTGGATTTTGGAGGTAATCAATTTACAGGAAGCATCCCATCTTGGATAGGgaacttttcttctctctttgctCTGTCACTTCCACTGAATAATCTACGAGGAAGCATACCAAATGAACTTGGCCAGCTAACTGGATTGGGTTATTTTCAAGTTTATGGCAATTATTTGTTTGGTACGATTCCaacttcaatttttaatatttcttctatATACTACTTCTCTGTTGCTCAAAACCGGCTGCACGGGCAGTTTCCCCCCAATTTAGGTGTGACTCTTCCTGCCTTGGAAATATTTTCTGGGGGTGCTAACTATTTTACAGGACACATACCTGTATCACTGTCAAATGCTTCTGCACTTCagattcttgatttttctagaaatGGTCTCACTGGAAATATTCCGAAAAATCTAGGAAGCTTGACAAGTTTGGTTAGACTCTATTTTGATCTAAACAACCTAGGAAACGGGGAAGTGGATGGTTTGAATTTTCTTAGTTCTTTGGCCAACTGCACCAACCTAGAGGTGTTAGGTCTTTCAGAAAATAATTTCGGAGGAGAATTGCATAACTCCATAGGGAACCTTTCAACCcagttaaaaattttaactttagGATCTAATCTGATCCATGGAAACATCCCTGCTGAGATTGAGAACCTAGTTAACTTGAGCCTCCTGGGATTGGAAGGTAACTACCTGACTGCCAATGTTCCTGATCTTATCGGGAAGCTGAAGAAATTAGAGGGTTTGCATTTGAATGTCAATAGATTCTCTGGATCAATCCCATCAGCCCTTGGTAACTTGACCAGATTGACTAGGCTCTTCTTGGAGGAAAACAGATTCGAAGGAAACATACCTTCAAGTCTCGGAAACTGCACAAGTCTGCAAAATCTGAATCTTTCGAGCAACAATCTGAACGGAACCATACCCGAAGAGGTTCTTGGTCTTTCATCTCTCTCAATTTCTTTGGTTATGTCTAATAATTCCTTGACTGGTTCCCTATCATTAAAAGTAGGTAACCTACACAATCTCATGGAGTTGGACATATCAGGAAACAAATTGTCAGGTACAATTCCTAGTACACTCGGCACTTGTATCAGTTTAGAACGCCTTCATTTAGAGGGGAACAAGTTTGAAGGGCCGATTCCAGAATCTTTGGAAACTTTGAGAGGTTTGGAAGAACTAGATCTGtcagaaaataatttaactggGAGGGTCCCTCAATTTCTCGGAAGGTTTTCAGGTCTCAGGCATCTGAATCTTTCTCATAATAATTTAGAGGGGGAAGTGTCAAGAGATGGTATATTTGCAAATGCAAGTGCCTTCTCAGTAGTTGGGAATGATAAGCTCTGTGGAGGTATCCGAGAATTGCATTTACCTCTATGCTCCAGGAAAAAACCCAGAGAACCTCCTTCCTTCAAGGTAGTAATACCAGCAACAATTGCAGCAGTATTCATTTCTGTTCTATTGTGCTCTCTGTCAATTTTTTGTATCAGAAGAAAGTTACAAAGGAATTCCAACAAACCTCCCCCTGAGGAGCAGCAAGTAGGTATTTCATACTCGGAACTCATAAAATCAACCAATGGATTCGCTGCTGAAAACTTGATTGGTTCTGGAAGTTTTGGATCTGTATACAAAGGAATTCTTTCTGGTGAGGGAAGAATTGTTGCGATTAAGATTATGAACCTTCTTCAGAAAGGTGGTTCAAAAAGTTTCATTGATGAATGTAATGCTTTAAGAAGCATAAGGCATCGTAATCTCCTGAAGATCATCACTGCTTGCTCGACCGTTGATCATCAAGGTAATGATTTCAAAGGTCTTGTTTTTGAGTTCATGTCTAATGGCAATCTAGACCAGTGGCTACATCCAACAACTGAACAGCAATATCGAACCAAGAAATTGAGCTTTACTCAAAGACTGAATATTGCCGTTGATGTTGCTTCTGCATTGGATTATCTCCACAACCATTGTGAAACCACAATCGTTCATTGTGATTTAAAGCCAAGCAACGTGCTCCTTGATGACGATATGACAGCCCACGTTGGTGACTTTGGATTAGCTAAATTCCTCTCTGAAGCATCCAAGAATCCCTCCATAACTCAAACAATTTCTGCAGCTTTAAAGGGTTCAATTGGCTACATCCCTCCAGGTATGGGTCTTAACCTGACGAATCATCTTGAACTCATGATTGctaattttatccctaaattGCAACTACTTTTGCACAACTCTCTGCTGAAAAGTTTTGTATCCTTCAAAAAACTTGCTAAAATCTATGAAACATTCTTTTGTACATTGCAGTTCATCTGCTTTGTTTATCTTAGTGTCTAAATTAGAATTGCATACAAATCTCTCTAAATGATAGTATACTGGCACTTGCAGAGTATGGGATGAGAGGCGAAGTTTCTGTACTTGGAGATATTTACAGCTATGGAATACTACTGCTAGAGATGTTCACAGCAAAAAGACCTACCGATGACATGTTCGAAGGTGATCTAAATATTCACAAGTTTGCTGATATGGCTTTCCCTGGCAATGTCATGGCTATCGTTGACCCATCGATGCTAGCTGAAGAAGAGATTTATGAGAATGAGATAAATGAACATGGCATAGAAGAAAGAGCAATAATCCACGATAATGATTTTCAAGTCAACAGGACAAGCAACATTGAGGAATGCCTGGTGTCTCTTATGGAAATCGGACTCTCATGCTCCAACAAATCACCTGGGAAACGGATGGCGATGAACATAGTTGTGAATAAATTGCAAGTAATAAGAGATTCATTCTTTAGATCTATTAACAGGTTAGGTAAGAATGTTGCTGTAGATTTTAAATGAACATAGTGTGAACTCGTAGCATAGGCTGGACTGTCAGCTTAGTTATTACTAGGTAAAAAACTCTTCTGTTGTCATTATATTTCTACCACTATGTGATATTGCTATGTGCCTGACTATGATTGGCGTAATCTAATGTTCATTGAGTAGCCCACTTTAGATTTCCTCAATCTGATAATAATGATCCATCTACTTGCTATTATTAATGGtattgttactcattttttattatataaaaaaatcaagaaaaaaacaaaaaaaaatccaaaatataaaaggatgtgcataaaaaaaaaaacttagaaaattATCCAAGTTAGTGGTGAAGAACCAAAAATAATAAGTGGAAAAGTTACAGAGTCATAATGTATAAGATTAGCAGAATTAACAACCCAATTCTAATTGACAAAGAGCCCCATTAATTGACAAAGGAccttattaatgaaaatattttttttttgggtaaagaaatacaaatttggATAAGTAAGGATTAAATGAGAATTTTGAATGGCTTAATTAATCTTATTGAGGacttgattgcaagaaaaatcaatttttagagTCAATTTATGTTAATTGGAATAAATTAAAGTCTAGGGACTTGATTGGTTTTTTGAGAGGTTTAATTGGAtgaatcaggggcttaattgttataatattgaagtttgataggcaattaaggacttgattaaaaaaatctaaaatcaaggactaaattgaaaaaggcGTGAGATTGTATAGGctgaaattgaccaaattagaagccaaattgaataaaattgaaagtttgataatcaaTCAAAGGTCCAATTgcacaaataaaaaaccatggaccaaaataaaaatggcgATGAACTTTGGGGATGATGATTGAGTTTGATAGGGGTGAAATTACATGATATTTAAAGCTTGGGAGGCAATTACGGGTGCAATTAAAAGCAATTAGAAGAACATAGACTAAAGTGAAGattttcaaatctcaaattgaaaaccctaatttctagGGTTTAACCTAAATGACGTGTTGTTCGACCACTGTTTAGCTTCTTCTTTATCAGTTTTGGTTGATTGAGTGGACACCTCCAAACAAATGAATATGACATCTTTGACCACCTCTAAGGCTGTAATCACCACAATTAAACTGATAAACACCCAATTTATAAAGATCAACTACTCTCATCAAATGTTTACATTCCATTTTCTTTAATAAACTCAACAATATCTTATCCTTGATCAGCCATCATTGCATTTTCAGATTCTCAACTAATCGAGTTGGCACCTTTAAATGAATAAATGTGAAACTAAACacctccaaattgagcaagagtGGATCCAATCGAAAGGTATGGTTCTCTTTTATCAAGTTTAGGTGGTCTCCTATGACATTTACATCGAAGTTGCTCCAACTAAGTCTCGAAATTGCTACAGACCTCTAAATTGAGATACTTCTTTGTGCAAAACCACTCAACTTTTTCTTGTATTCACACTTCAAAATTCCCAAAGGGTTCTTATCAAGGGTCAtaaatctttcatccaaaatcaGAAGGTGAGGGATGCATGCCTTTGtctcaaagcaaaacaaaaccatCTAGGCAAATTTGTTACAAAATCTCTATCCCAACACCATTTAAAGACATAGGTTCTAGCTATTAACATTTGTctaaaactcttttattttgattagaGGGCTAAGGTTTTGTaaatcccaagaaaaaaataaataaatgaaagtgaagaaattcatgcatatggttaaaaaaaatatataggaattcagaaattttttgaatatgAATCTCCTGGTGAAATAATTCAAGATATTATAATGAACTCCGTACtgttgagggttggatttaattgaaaaaaataataataataatacacttAAGGGAAAaagggggcctaaatgcaaataagagaaaatatagagtataaacACTATCTcctcaccaaaacaaaatcGGTAGGAACCATAAGGAGAGAGAATAGGGAGTTTTATACCCATTCttgagaaatcaagagagaaacactaacaTTTCgagaacccatccaagatttagAGCTTATAGATGGGAATAAACACTTGAGAGCAAAGGATtaccaagaaattgaacaataagaaaagaaaggagggagttgaaaatcttcaactggttAAAGATCAAGATCTTAATTTGTTACcaggtaaggtattctaaacataatttaaataaatatatatatatatatatatatatcatttttaaattcgataaagaattgatgccttgatattgaatcataggttagggttcttagacataaattggggaaaaagtacttattgttgaaattaagttaatttatgtgtgtggcatgtagtttatgaaagtattgtgtGAAGAGGAGGGGGAGACAACTCTGGACAGACTTGTCTCCTGACTTTCAGTGAGATTTTGAATAGAaggatgagggaattaggataggattcctcatagaaattgtagATTTGAATGTTATCTAACCAaggaaattggtcttgctcaatttgaagatgtagaactccagttatgagTTACCAACTGAAACTGAGTCATGACTAATTATGTAGGGCAGCAGGACTGAttagttgatgagcaattttgactatcttagaggtaaaattgggttctccttccttagaTAACtggtagcctcgtgtcttagctttctaacgagATAAATTtcacttaaaatggagttttagaacctcagatatagttaaaaacctTATGAGTGTTCGGACAGtgacagttggaaattggacagagacggttcaaagtcagacagtgacagttggaaattggacagtgacagttcaaagtcaGATAGTAACGGTTCAAAGTCAGACAATGACAGTTGGAAATTAGACAATGACAGTTCAAAGTCAGATAGTAACGGTTCAAAGTCAGACAATAACaattggaaattggacagtgacagttcaaagtcagacagtaacggttcaaagtcagacaataacaattggaaattggacagtgacagttca
This genomic window contains:
- the LOC118037454 gene encoding uncharacterized protein, with product MKHSCLNSKMALCNLFHGILLLCMSFSSETAIAATFSNVSDRLALLDFRGLITKDPHKIMSSWNDSIHFCNWIGVSCSSSNGRVVTLNLESQSLVGSIPPSVGNLTYLTGINLRNNSFHGELPEELGRLSRLQHINVTFNSFGGKIPANLTYCTELTVFSVAVNKLTGEIPHQLSSLTKLVILDFGGNQFTGSIPSWIGNFSSLFALSLPLNNLRGSIPNELGQLTGLGYFQVYGNYLFGTIPTSIFNISSIYYFSVAQNRLHGQFPPNLGVTLPALEIFSGGANYFTGHIPVSLSNASALQILDFSRNGLTGNIPKNLGSLTSLVRLYFDLNNLGNGEVDGLNFLSSLANCTNLEVLGLSENNFGGELHNSIGNLSTQLKILTLGSNLIHGNIPAEIENLVNLSLLGLEGNYLTANVPDLIGKLKKLEGLHLNVNRFSGSIPSALGNLTRLTRLFLEENRFEGNIPSSLGNCTSLQNLNLSSNNLNGTIPEEVLGLSSLSISLVMSNNSLTGSLSLKVGNLHNLMELDISGNKLSGTIPSTLGTCISLERLHLEGNKFEGPIPESLETLRGLEELDLSENNLTGRVPQFLGRFSGLRHLNLSHNNLEGEVSRDGIFANASAFSVVGNDKLCGGIRELHLPLCSRKKPREPPSFKVVIPATIAAVFISVLLCSLSIFCIRRKLQRNSNKPPPEEQQVGISYSELIKSTNGFAAENLIGSGSFGSVYKGILSGEGRIVAIKIMNLLQKGGSKSFIDECNALRSIRHRNLLKIITACSTVDHQGNDFKGLVFEFMSNGNLDQWLHPTTEQQYRTKKLSFTQRLNIAVDVASALDYLHNHCETTIVHCDLKPSNVLLDDDMTAHVGDFGLAKFLSEASKNPSITQTISAALKGSIGYIPPEYGMRGEVSVLGDIYSYGILLLEMFTAKRPTDDMFEGDLNIHKFADMAFPGNVMAIVDPSMLAEEEIYENEINEHGIEERAIIHDNDFQVNRTSNIEECLVSLMEIGLSCSNKSPGKRMAMNIVVNKLQVIRDSFFRSINRLGKNVAVDFK